AGCGACAATCTTAACTGCTGAAGCAGATGATCCTTTCGGTTATGGTCGTATTATTCGCAATCAAAATGCCGAAGTAATCAAGATTGTTGAACAAAAGGATGCTTCTGATTATGAACAACAAGTCAAAGAAATTAACACGGGAACGTATGTTTTCGACAATAAGCGCCTTTTTGAAGCCTTAAAAGAAATCAATACCAATAATGCTCAGGGTGAATATTATTTGACAGATGTTATCAGTATTTTTAAAGAGGCAGATGAGAAGGTTGGTGCTTATAAACTAGCTGATTTTGACGAGAGTCTGGGAGTTAATGATCGTGTTGCTTTAGCAAAAGCAGAAAAAGTTATGCGTCGTCGCATTAATCATGCGCATACGGTCAACGGTGTGACTTTGACAAACCCAGCTAGTACCTATATTGACAGTGATGTTATCATTGCGCCAGATGTAGTTATTGAGGCTAATGTGACTCTTAAAGGTCAGACCAAAATTGAAACAGGAGCTGTTTTGACTAATGGTACCTATATTGTTGATTCAGTTATTGGTGAAAATACTGTAATTACCCATTCAATGATTGAAGCTTCTCGGATTGAAAAAAATGTTACAGTTGGGCCTTATGCACACTTACGACCAAATTCAGTCTTAGAAGAAGCGGTCCATGTGGGGAATTTTGTGGAAGTTAAGGCTTCGACACTTGGTAAAGAGACCAAAGCAGGGCATCTGACCTATATTGGCAATGCTGAGGTTGGTCATGATGTTAATTT
This region of Streptococcus mutans genomic DNA includes:
- the glmU gene encoding bifunctional UDP-N-acetylglucosamine diphosphorylase/glucosamine-1-phosphate N-acetyltransferase GlmU, which translates into the protein MTNYAIILAAGKGTRMKSDLPKVLHQVAGLTMLEHVKRAVDTMNPAKTVTVVGHKAELVQKVLEDQSEFVLQSEQLGTGHAVMMAESSLAELEGQTLVIAGDTPLIRGESLKNLLHYHKSHKNVATILTAEADDPFGYGRIIRNQNAEVIKIVEQKDASDYEQQVKEINTGTYVFDNKRLFEALKEINTNNAQGEYYLTDVISIFKEADEKVGAYKLADFDESLGVNDRVALAKAEKVMRRRINHAHTVNGVTLTNPASTYIDSDVIIAPDVVIEANVTLKGQTKIETGAVLTNGTYIVDSVIGENTVITHSMIEASRIEKNVTVGPYAHLRPNSVLEEAVHVGNFVEVKASTLGKETKAGHLTYIGNAEVGHDVNFGAGTITVNYDGQNKYKTIIGNHVFVGSNSTIIAPLTIGDNALTAAGSTIHKDVPVDSIAIGRGRQVNKEGYAKKKPHHPNNK